Proteins encoded in a region of the Labrus mixtus chromosome 19, fLabMix1.1, whole genome shotgun sequence genome:
- the LOC132994231 gene encoding zinc finger protein 239-like — MESLTLQRSNQSEQCDETDAHPGDYKTHIHTEEKPYQCQHCEKTFSVLCYYKRHQLIHSKEKPYQCDQCGSSFSFLCTYTEHQRIHTGEKPYQCELCEKGFSTLRNYKRHMGIHSGEEKPHCCDQCGKSFRFLSDFKRHMKSHTGERPYQCELCGKRLCFLADYKRHMRIHTGEKPYQCDQCEKSFGCGSHFKKHMRIHTGEKPYQCVYCEKQFANSSNCTKHLRTHTGEKPYQCEQCGKKYAHISSYHEHVRCHTGEKPYWCSACKKLFARSSSLRTHRCIDVDKETDCGSGSVPSSSSE; from the coding sequence ATGGAGTCTCTCACACTTCAGAGAAGCAACCAATCTGAACAATGTGATGAAACCGACGCTCACCCAGGCGATTACAAGACGCACATTCACACTGAAGAGAAACCATACCAGTGTCAGCATTGTGAGAAGACTTTCAGCGTCTTGTGTTATTACAAGAGGCACCAGCTTATTCACTCCAAAGAGAAGCCGTATCAGTGTGATCAATGCGGGAGCTCTTTCAGTTTCTTGTGTACTTACACGGAGCATCAGCGCATCCACACCGGAGAGAAGCCTTACCAGTGTGAGCTGTGTGAGAAGGGTTTCAGTACGTTGAGAAACTACAAGAGACACATGGGAATCCACAGCGGAGAAGAGAAGCCCCACTGCTGCGACCAATGTGGGAAGAGTTTCCGTTTCCTCAGCGATTTCAAGAGACACATGAAAAGCCACACCGGAGAGAGGCCGTACCAGTGTGAACTTTGCGGGAAGAGACTCTGTTTCCTCGCTGATTACAAGAGGCACATGCGTATCCACACAGGAGAAAAGCCGTACCAGTGTGACCAGTGTGAGAAGAGCTTTGGTTGCGGAAGTCACTTCAAAAAGCACATGCGTATCCACACCGGAGAGAAGCCGTAccagtgtgtgtactgtgaaaAACAATTCGCTAACTCCAGTAACTGTACCAAGCACCTGCGCACGCACACGGGTGAGAAACCGTATCAGTGTGAACAATGTGGGAAGAAATACGCTCACATAAGTAGTTACCATGAACACGTGCGCTGCCACACCGGAGAGAAACCGTACTGGTGTTCTGCATGTAAAAAGTTGTTTGCCAGGTCCAGCTCCTTGAGGACACATCGCTGTATTGATGTTGACAAAGAGACGGACTGTGGAAGTGGAAGTGTCCCATCATCCAGCTCGGAGTGA